AAAGATCTTTGTCGAGAACGGAAGCACAGTATATGTCCTCTTTTCTGTCGGCCCATTGACCACATTTTTTCTTCCTAGTCTTCGGCCCAATTCTTGATCTATTGTAAAAATGGGCCCTGCTTGCGGCTAAGTGGCCTCAACTAGGGCAAAAAATCACCTCTTGACGATCCATACTTTTCCGCTGTGGCTTCAAGTGCTTGAAATATCCACTATCCAGTCACAGTGTCTTTGCAATGGAAGTCAGTGACCAGTTAGATCTCATGTCTAACTCGGCTAGAGTCGGAGGTGTGGCTAACAGCCGCTGGACTACTCTGCCGAGGACAACCGACCATAGCCGTTATCAATTTGTCTCGGGAGAAGGAAAACTCTTCAGTATCGTCTTGTTTGTAGGCTGAACTAATCAACAGTGACATTGTTCTTATAATGTAGACCACTCTCAGACTCAATTCGCCACGTGAAGCCGCTTTGGCGTGTTTTCCGAGCTAAAGCCGTCGGGGCAGCCCAGTTCCACAATGTACGGGATACATTCATTGTGTACATGATTAACAACTTCCGCAATTGATGAACTCCTCGCtggatttcttctcttcattGAGGGAACATAGCAGCATACTAGGACATGAATTTAACACTTCTTTAATTTTTGTTTGAATTGAGAAACCACTGGATTTATTGCAAACTAACGCATCTTACTTGAACTGCTAAACTATACCTTTGACATATGACCATCACAATCACCATCCTCTTGCAGCTTCGTACAGAGATTGTAGAGTGTCTAGCCAGCCCAATTGAGATCACTGGCCTCAAGATAGATTTGCCCACGTGGCCTAACCCACCAAGACACctggaaagagaagagtgtCATGTCAAAAGACATAATCATGGTCTGCTGCATCCATCCATTCACTCACAGTGGTACCTGGATGTTCTTGTCCTTTGAATGGATTCCCATGTGCCGAAGTGGGCCTTTAAGTAGGAAAGAGGTTATAAACCACACGACAGTCTGCAGAAACATGGGCAACCATGGGCAACATTGTCCAGAATCACGGTCCCTACAATCTCTGCTGCCCTCCTTTCCCCACATCCGCGATGTGTAACAGCCTCCCATGGCAGTTGCTCACAATGAAGTCCGGGTCTAGCAAGCTAAACTGCAAAATGGGCGTGTTTTGCGCAGAGGGCTTAGGGCTATGATGAGACTTCCTattgtttaaaaaaaacttaAATGAGATTTCTGATGTCACTTTGCTAGTGGATCCTGATCTGACTATCCTAGACTAACATTTATCATGTGGCCAGAGCGCTTAACTTTTTAAAAAAAGTCCCTGTCGTCGATTAAGCCTCTTTCCGACTTTTTCGCGTCTCTTTAAGAAACTCAAGGgcacagaaaaaaaaaaaaggtttaAAACAAAGACGTCTCACGGGACATTTAAAAAGACTACTCAAAGAAAGGCGTCACAGCATAAGCGGTCAACTTGGTTACTCTTGTCTGGTGTCAATTTAAAACTCCAGGGGGTATAAATACAAAAGTACTGACTTCTGTGGGTTGTCTGGTGTCTTCCCACACATGCATTGTAAGGTTTGTTTCTTCACCTCTAGCATGCCAAATCCAACTCAAAAGACCATATCCAGTCGCCCAGCGCGAGATGACCGAAACTCCAAATAGACAAAAAAACCCCACAACCAAAAACAGTGTTGTTCACACATGCTAGCGCAATCAACCACCAAGTATCATGAAACTTGTGAGTCCAATCCAGCCAGCCACGAAAACTGCAGTCACTATGCCAGCACCTACCTTGTCAGCAGTTGTCACTGCAATCGTCATTTTGCTGGAAGCAGTAGTGTCACTTTCGCCTGCTTTTGGATTGCTCGTACTGTTTCCGCCGGTTTTCGAGGTCACCGGAGCAGTGTTATTAAAGTTGATCAGATTTGCCGTGAAGACCTTTGTCGCGCTGATCTGTTCCTCCATTCCCATCCACCCGTCCCATGTAGACTTGTACCACTGGACACCACAAGTTCCATTGCTGTGGCCAGTGCAGGATGCAGCGGCTGCCTTGCCCGATGTTTGGAGCTTGGCGATAATTCTGTCAAAATTGGATGGAACAAGTAGAGCAGTAAAGGCCAACCAGGTGGAAGTTAGTCCTTTGAAGAGGACCTCGTTGTTATTACAGTTTTCTGCAGGCTCGCAGTAATATTCCTCAATAATCCCACCGGTAAGGAAAAAGTTGTCAATGGTCTTGTTCAACAGGCCATTTACTGCGGTCAGCCATTGAGACTGGGTAGTGCCATTTGTCTATGGGGAGGAGGGGTTAGGTTAGTTCGAGAATTTCGACACAACGAAGAAAACGAGAAACTCGAAAACGGGCGTTCCTCACATGGTTGTACATATACGCGGCCCCCATCAGGTAAGTGCCATAGTTGTACGTCCATTGGGCATTTCCCTGGGTCGAACAATCATTATCAATGTTGGTGGAATCGGCAACGTTCCATGTTGAATTGCTAAGCAAAGGCGATGAGGCAGACCAATCCCAAATCTTGTTAGCCCACTGGAGATAGATGGCATCTCCGGTGTAGCGGGCTAGACGCGCAGATAACTGGAATAGCCCCCCATTAGAAATGGAATTCTTCATTCCGTAGCCAGACTGGTAGGGCCAGATTTGCCATCGTAGACCACCGCCACAGGAGGATGTATCCCATCTTTTGATCTGAGTGTTGAAGACCCCTTGAGCTAAAGACAGCCAAGAGAATCCAGTTGAGCGATCTGGGAATGAGAGTTCAGCGGCCGTCATAGCTGCCAGACCCCAGAACATCTGGTCGTCGTTTCCCTAGTGCATTATCGGTGTTAGACATCATTCGTTGTTCATACTCTGACTGTGTTCACCAAATAAGAACTGTAGTTGCTTGGCATATAGTCCCCATCCGTACCCGATTGCCATTGCAGGGCAACACTTAGTTCCTCGTTGTATGTTGTGTCGCCAGTAAAGTGCCAGTATTCTAACAGGGCCATAAGGAGTGGGGCTCCTTCCCACCATTTATCTGGAAAGGCTCCAGGGATTTGACCGGTCTCGTTGCCATAGTAGTATTTCATCATAGCGTAAGTCGAGGTACTCGCGGCATCTTTGATTGACTCTATTTTGGTTTCAAACATTAGCTTCTCATGGGCCTTGGTATTTCACCTGTAGGCGGAATTGAGATTCCATCACGTACGCTCATCGCTAATATCCAAGTTGATTGCGCGTGCTGCGCTCGAAAGGAGGAGTACAGTGACAGCACCTCCGAAGGGCAACCAACTCCCAAACAAGTGCATCTTATCAAGGTGGTGTGTGTGAAACCATATGAATTTTCGTGATATTAGAGAATATGCGTAGACAGGTGTCTGTAAGAGAAGTTATTGAGACATTACGGGAGGAAGATTAttttctccaaaaaaaaaaaaaaaagcttagCAGGAAATCTCATTCTCATACATCATAATCTCGCTTTTTAAATATAGAAGGGCATGCGTAATCCTCGGCGCTAGCGTCGTCAACTCGTTTCGGTGTGGAGTGTAGAGCCAATTGTGGGGCCAAATGCCGAGCTTTTAGAAGCTTTGTTGGTCTTGATCGAAATTTTGGAGATATTATGTAGAACATAGAGTAGATCTTGATCGCTCCGTCGCGTTTCCCGATATCCAACTCTAATTGGAAagatttttgatttgatcGCTTATTTTCTAGCGGGATTCACAAATCGTGGGAAGACTTTTCGGATTTTTGCTCGTGCTTGTGGGAAAGTTCGCTTCTCCACCGGTACCCTCGGTAGAAAACCACCCATGGGGCAGGATTGCCTAGCAACCAAAGGCCAGAGAGAAATGTAGCCGTCCATCCAATGCCGATGGATTTAATTAGAGG
The nucleotide sequence above comes from Penicillium digitatum chromosome 1, complete sequence. Encoded proteins:
- a CDS encoding Glycosyl hydrolase, putative; the protein is MHLFGSWLPFGGAVTVLLLSSAARAINLDISDEQSIKDAASTSTYAMMKYYYGNETGQIPGAFPDKWWEGAPLLMALLEYWHFTGDTTYNEELSVALQWQSGTDGDYMPSNYSSYLGNDDQMFWGLAAMTAAELSFPDRSTGFSWLSLAQGVFNTQIKRWDTSSCGGGLRWQIWPYQSGYGMKNSISNGGLFQLSARLARYTGDAIYLQWANKIWDWSASSPLLSNSTWNVADSTNIDNDCSTQGNAQWTYNYGTYLMGAAYMYNHTNGTTQSQWLTAVNGLLNKTIDNFFLTGGIIEEYYCEPAENCNNNEVLFKGLTSTWLAFTALLVPSNFDRIIAKLQTSGKAAAASCTGHSNGTCGVQWYKSTWDGWMGMEEQISATKVFTANLINFNNTAPVTSKTGGNSTSNPKAGESDTTASSKMTIAVTTADKVGAGIVTAVFVAGWIGLTSFMILGG